CAAGCTTGGCATGCAATCAATAAGGACATAATCAAAATCCGGCTTTACCCTGTCGATATATGAGCGCAGAATCGTTTCGCGGCTCATCGTGTTTACAAGAGAAACCTCAACCGCCGACAGCTCAATATTGCCTGGGATGAGTGCAACGCCCTCCTTATGCTGCAATATTCCTTCCTGTGAATCGTAGTACTCCTCCATCATCGTTTTGACAAGTAAAGTAGCTAACGAAACAGGAATGCTATCAGGCTCTCGGTAGCCCAAGGAATCTGTCAAATTCCCTTGCGCATCTGCATCCACTAGCAATACTTTTTTGCCTTCCTTAGCCAAGCCGATTCCCAAATTTACAGCCGTTGTCGTTTTGCCTACACCGCCCTTTTGATTAGCTAGGGCGATTACCTTTGTCATTTGATTTCCTCCCTTCAATGTGAAAAAGCCGACTGCGCTGAATTTCAGGGCAATCGGCTCTTTAGAAATATCTATATAAAAAAAGAGCATCCTGTGAAGGACACTCTCTTGGATAACCTAGTTTTCGATTTTAAAAAGTTTCTCTTGATCCGATAAGCGTAAAACAATGTGTTCATTACTATTAAGTTCTGTAGGCAGCTTGTCCTTTAAGATTGAGAACACTAACTGAATTTTATTTTCTTTTGCAAACTTACTGACCTTTTTTAACTGATTGCCATGCATTAATTCCTTTTTATCATTAAGAATAAAATTCAAATTAGGCAGACCTTCTTTTCTTGCATATAAAATATAGGCTATATCAAAACAAATAATTTCACCCTGTTTTTTTCCTGAACTCGTATTTGCATTAAAGCTTTCAAACTTATAGTAGTCTTGTTTAGTTTTAGTATCTTCTGACACTGTAAAAGATACCCCGTATTGTTCACCATATAATTGGTTAGAAACATTAGCAAATATACTATTAAATTCCTTCAATTTATTTTTCAGTATTTCTTGAAAACCATCAGAAAATCTATTGCCTTCCAGTAATGTTATTTCATTAAAAATATTTGTAATACTCTTGTCCACAGTTTCTAATTGCTCAATTCCGCTTTCAAGTTCACCTACGCGTTGGTATAATTTTGTAAGTTCACTCACAATATTCTCCAAATCCTGAAAAGTATCACTTGCAATAATTTTCTGAGATAAGTATTTTTCATTTAACAGTAATTCATCAAGACCTTTTTTATGTTCAACAATTAATGATTGAATTCTAGGAATATCTTGAGTAACAAATCTTATTTTTTCTATAATCATTTTATTATGATATTCAACAAGTTGTTCAAAAGTAGTATGAATACTACTTATATTTTTTTTAGCTATCGTGTATATTTCTCTTAGTTCAGGTAAATTAATATTTGACATGTCTTGCTTCAGTTCCTCCTCTGTCTCAAGAAGAAGTTGCTCTCGCAATGTCAATTCGCTTATCCTAGAACTTATAGTGCTTACCCGATATTTCAAATCATTCAGTTCTTCAAGTTCTTGCCTATAATTTTCATTAATATTTAAGTTTGATTTTTTCTTGTTGAGTTCAAAAATATTATTCCTAACAATATCTAATTGCATTTCCAGTTCATTTTTGGAATGAAGTTTTTCTAGCCGTTTTTTATGCTCCTGTTCTCCCTTCAATTTAGTATTTAATTGAGATCTATCAGAAACAGGTAACCCAAACATAAACAAATATAAAGTTTCATATTCGAAATTGGTCGTAAATGTATTTAACACTTTTAAAGTATTATTAATTCTGTCATTTTGATACCTGATATAATGAGCTATGAGTTGACGAAAAGAGGGGCTAAGAATTTCTCTTTTCCCTATAATTAATTCGTCTAGCTTTCTTTCAAAATCTTTACCACTATTCTTAGTTAAGTTTTCTCCATTAATAGACATAATTTTTTTATTTCTCTGCAAGAAATTCCGCTTAATTACTATTTCTTGAGAAGAATCATCTGTAATATCTTCTTTAAGGATTAAGGTAATTAGAACTTCCTTATCCATCAAAAAACTCTTTACATAATCAATGTTCTTTTTAGTCTCAGGATCAATATAGATTACTTCTGCATTTCCTCCCAAACAATAATCTATAAGAGCAAGAACCGTTGTTTTCCCAACATTGTTCCCCGTTTCTAAATCACTTTTCCCTTTAGTTTCATCAACTATTAAATTTGCTCCAAGATGAAAATTAATATTACGAATAATTTCCGAAAAAGAAGATACTATAAGTTGTTTTAGGTACATATAGATACAATTCCTTTCTCATCAACTTTAACTGCTTCAATTAAATACAGCCAGTCTAAGCAGTATGAGAACATTCTTAGCGAAATATCAAATTTTTGCTTAACAATTTGGTAAAGAGTAAGTATTTCATTCTCTTTTTTTTCCGTAATTATTTTAAGTATTAATGATGCATAGTAATAAACACTAAGTTCTGGTTTTATATCGTTAGGAAGCAACATAATTGTACCCCTCTGGATTCTTAAAGATTTTACATCTAATAAATGCATCTACAGTAATTATTTTCACACACATTTCAATAACATCTTCCTCAATGTCATCTAAATTGTTACTACTGACAATATACTCTTCAAGATTAGTAACCACATTAAAAAATTTTTCCACATTACTCAATTCTGGCTTACATAATTCCTTCTCGTAAAGAGATGTCAATTTACGTAGTACAGAAATCCTCTTATTCCTGCCCTCTCGTTCAAACTCTTTGTATATTGAATCAAGTTTTGAATAATAGGGAATATATTCATTAATAG
The window above is part of the Paenibacillus sp. FSL H8-0048 genome. Proteins encoded here:
- a CDS encoding DUF2326 domain-containing protein, coding for MYLKQLIVSSFSEIIRNINFHLGANLIVDETKGKSDLETGNNVGKTTVLALIDYCLGGNAEVIYIDPETKKNIDYVKSFLMDKEVLITLILKEDITDDSSQEIVIKRNFLQRNKKIMSINGENLTKNSGKDFERKLDELIIGKREILSPSFRQLIAHYIRYQNDRINNTLKVLNTFTTNFEYETLYLFMFGLPVSDRSQLNTKLKGEQEHKKRLEKLHSKNELEMQLDIVRNNIFELNKKKSNLNINENYRQELEELNDLKYRVSTISSRISELTLREQLLLETEEELKQDMSNINLPELREIYTIAKKNISSIHTTFEQLVEYHNKMIIEKIRFVTQDIPRIQSLIVEHKKGLDELLLNEKYLSQKIIASDTFQDLENIVSELTKLYQRVGELESGIEQLETVDKSITNIFNEITLLEGNRFSDGFQEILKNKLKEFNSIFANVSNQLYGEQYGVSFTVSEDTKTKQDYYKFESFNANTSSGKKQGEIICFDIAYILYARKEGLPNLNFILNDKKELMHGNQLKKVSKFAKENKIQLVFSILKDKLPTELNSNEHIVLRLSDQEKLFKIEN
- a CDS encoding ABC-three component system middle component 6, with product MHLLDVKSLRIQRGTIMLLPNDIKPELSVYYYASLILKIITEKKENEILTLYQIVKQKFDISLRMFSYCLDWLYLIEAVKVDEKGIVSICT